Proteins found in one Salvia splendens isolate huo1 chromosome 10, SspV2, whole genome shotgun sequence genomic segment:
- the LOC121753277 gene encoding probable tocopherol cyclase, chloroplastic isoform X2, protein MAMWLLLPNLFTNARLATAPSEPVHSGFHFDGTARKFFEGWYFKVSIPECRQSFCFMYSLENPAFSKKLSRLEEAQYGPRSTGIGAQILGADDKFICQFSEESKNFWGDRDELMLGSTFVPQKNMKPPKREIPPQEFNSRVLEGFQVTPLWHQGSIRDDGRNDFAEIVKTARWAYSTRPVYGWGNVGSKQK, encoded by the exons ATGGCGATGTGGTTGTTATTGCCGAACCTATTTACGAACGCACGCCTCGCAACCGCCCCCTCCGAACCCGTTCACAGCGG gTTTCACTTTGATGGAACGGCCCGGAAGTTTTTTGAGGGCTGGTATTTCAAGGTTTCTATTCCAGAGTGCAGGCAGAGTTTTTGCTTCATGTACTCTTTAGAGAACCCAGCATTCTCTAAGAAATTGAGCAGACTGGAGGAGGCACAGTACGGGCCGCGATCAACTGGAATTGGCGCTCAAATTCTAGGGGCTGACGACAAGTTCATCTGCCAGTTCTCTGAAGAATCAAAGAACTTTTGGGGAG ACAGGGATGAGTTAATGCTTGGGAGTACATTTGTACCACAAAAGAATATGAAACCCCCAAAGAGAGAGATCCCTCCGCAG GAGTTCAACAGCAGGGTTTTGGAGGGCTTCCAAGTTACCCCACTTTGGCACCAGGGTTCTATTCGTGACGATGGAAG GAATGATTTTGCAGAAATTGTAAAGACTGCACGCTGGGCCTACAGCACACGCCCTGTTTATGGATGGGGAAATGTTGGGTCAAAACAGAAGTAA
- the LOC121753277 gene encoding tocopherol cyclase, chloroplastic-like isoform X1 — protein MAMWLLLPNLFTNARLATAPSEPVHSGFHFDGTARKFFEGWYFKVSIPECRQSFCFMYSLENPAFSKKLSRLEEAQYGPRSTGIGAQILGADDKFICQFSEESKNFWGDRDELMLGSTFVPQKNMKPPKREIPPQEFNSRVLEGFQVTPLWHQGSIRDDGRNCKDCTLGLQHTPCLWMGKCWVKTEVNSRMACCFSCI, from the exons ATGGCGATGTGGTTGTTATTGCCGAACCTATTTACGAACGCACGCCTCGCAACCGCCCCCTCCGAACCCGTTCACAGCGG gTTTCACTTTGATGGAACGGCCCGGAAGTTTTTTGAGGGCTGGTATTTCAAGGTTTCTATTCCAGAGTGCAGGCAGAGTTTTTGCTTCATGTACTCTTTAGAGAACCCAGCATTCTCTAAGAAATTGAGCAGACTGGAGGAGGCACAGTACGGGCCGCGATCAACTGGAATTGGCGCTCAAATTCTAGGGGCTGACGACAAGTTCATCTGCCAGTTCTCTGAAGAATCAAAGAACTTTTGGGGAG ACAGGGATGAGTTAATGCTTGGGAGTACATTTGTACCACAAAAGAATATGAAACCCCCAAAGAGAGAGATCCCTCCGCAG GAGTTCAACAGCAGGGTTTTGGAGGGCTTCCAAGTTACCCCACTTTGGCACCAGGGTTCTATTCGTGACGATGGAAG AAATTGTAAAGACTGCACGCTGGGCCTACAGCACACGCCCTGTTTATGGATGGGGAAATGTTGGGTCAAAACAGAAGTAAACAGCAGGATGGCTTGCTGCTTTTCCTGTATTTGA
- the LOC121752174 gene encoding probable beta-1,4-xylosyltransferase IRX9H, whose amino-acid sequence MASIRRTLSPVPRPGGLGNGEACQVASPLSKSSSNSQNYPPQAGLLSSLLGSLDYALYRIQSFVLGLFSQRASRDVDRFSSWRRVYLHILMCFVVGIFVGLTPFIPLSMSTNSLPKQEAFDFELIGLKNEMSKVGKVSLQENSTWGREKVNVEVSNPRSDLTMLSNSMNQSRDVVFNIDKLLIVITPTYAKPLQAYFLNRLAHTLRLIQHPLLWIVVEMNYQSMETADLLRNSGVMYRHLICSIKNETGITDRSAHLRNVALSHIETHRLDGIAYFADDDRIYSTALFNQMRNISRIGTWTTAMLVQSRDEILIEGPICNSSRVVGWHVDDRKRRSQRFHAEMSGFAFNSTVIWDQKRWHMPIIEPIRQIETVKPDIQASTFIEQLVEDESQMECFSMASSGIMVWHHTTDTYSYPHNWFTSIISPLTDALQL is encoded by the exons ATGGCATCAATCAGAAGAACATTGTCTCCCGTTCCTCGGCCGGGAGGTTTAGGCAATGGGGAGGCTTGTCAAGTGGCGTCGCCTTTGTCCAAGTCGTCTTCAAACAGTCAGAACTACCCTCCACAAGCGGGGCTGTTGTCTTCCTTGCTGGGCTCCTTGGACTATGCATTGTACAGAATCCAGAGCTTTGTTCTTGGCCTTTTCTCACAACGAGCTTCTAGGGATGTTGATAGGTTTAGTTCTTGGCGGAGGGTTTACTTACATATCTTGATGTGCTTTGTTGTTGGTATCTTTGTTGGGCTTACACCATTTATACCATTGAGTATGTCCACGAATTCCTTGCCTAAACAAGAAGCTTTTGATTTCGAGTTGATTGGGTTGAAAAATGAGATGTCAAAAGTAGGCAAAGTTTCTCTGCAAGAGAACTCTACGTGGGGGAGAGAGAAGGTCAATGTTGAAGTGAGCAATCCTCGTTCTGACCTTACCATGTTAAGTAACTCGATGAATCAGTCTCGTGATGTGGTGTTTAATATTGATAAGCTTCTGATCGTCATCACTCCAACATATGCTAAGCCGCTTCAGGCCTACTTCCTCAATCGCTTGGCACACACGTTGAGACTGATCCAACACCCTCTTCTTTGGATAGTCGTGGAGATGAATTATCAGTCCATGGAGACGGCTGATCTTTTGAGGAACTCTGGAGTCATGTACAGACATCTCATATGCAGTATCAAGAATGAAACTGGGATAACAGATAGAAGCGCACACCTTAGGAATGTGGCGCTCTCGCACATAGAGACACACCGTCTTGATGGGATTGCATACTTTGCAGACGATGATAGGATATACTCGACTGCCCTCTTTAACCAGATGAGAAACATTAG TCGGATAGGGACATGGACAACGGCCATGCTGGTTCAAAGCAGAGACGAAATTCTCATTGAGGGTCCGATTTGTAACAGCTCTCGAGTGGTAGGGTGGCACGTTGATGACAGGAAGAGACGATCTCAGAGATTCCACGCTGAGATGTCAGGTTTTGCTTTCAATAGCACCGTGATTTGGGATCAGAAGAGATGGCACATGCCCATAATCGAGCCAATCAGGCAGATCGAGACGGTGAAGCCAGACATACAA GCAAGCACGTTTATTGAGCAGCTCGTGGAGGATGAGAGTCAAATGGAGTGCTTCTCGATGGCCTCTTCAGGAATCATGGTTTGGCATCACACAACTGACACATATTCCTACCCTCATAACTGGTTTACAAGTATCATCTCTCCACTTACTGATGCTTTGCAACTTTGA
- the LOC121750684 gene encoding uncharacterized protein LOC121750684 isoform X1, protein MCHGSKRATKTRAFFYTCWCSGFVADMRKKDLKTCYPFAPQGNDVDPVNYQLPPLSVPEFRWWQCSSCVPNAETKTTTKEMAVATTHRRDNTDAEGEDSDQSKINKTLNLCSGDFTCSKGKADIRDIEARNSLHMPEVNLQQVFKRLNNTPVEEPANVSYGRDGPLSALASRRKPKLRSLADILVEERTQTSNIPRTRSASSSGMKVASTEMELVLVPQHQVDVPAGRAEAERKRKISPREDTEPLLSIFPRAFAKRTKGLVLDPKKVKAIDANKKMRHTRRDNERAQMGESLHPNNMPSASLQEQTQKIGAVDPRRSIFGNSNGGGTMELGLSLNSFKDPVGDHNDQSSSRKRRYIPDLNVEIPEMADMEEEQQFTTLSKERSFPLQKTHVNASAFRSYKTGKRITDSGNRDNNAELGASDDIPIEIVELLANNLHERERGNPRRRDTTKTYPSAAALPLPSSINVSNGNMGVQPNKYQRDMTKLRKPECSSIMAGAKSTTWEEMLDSRAQKRPILPSPVSFLDKWRSADAKGKKVVTDVAELREEGNQSGTIPAMQLLSLMEQRVKKSDPSYKVGQPLSPCKHHPPLNGKENLMSFLHFNENGSSSSLRVTQDEARSSKSNEEALGECTLNRNPADFSIPGVGNEFTITAKDLKRGKKTNGLKGKSRLGNVDGRKRGRKPRRKRA, encoded by the exons ATGTGCCATGGAAGCAAGCGAGCCACCAAAACACGAGCATTTTTCTATACG TGTTGGTGCAGTGGTTTTGTTGCTGATATGAGAAAAAAGGATTTGAAGACATGTTATCCATTTGCACCTCAAGGCAATGATGTTGATCCGGTTAACTATCAGCTGCCTCCTCTATCTGTTCCTGAATTTCGATGGTGGCAGTGTTCGAGCTGTGTTCCAAATGCTGAAACAAAGACAACTACAAAAGAAATGGCAGTGGCAACCACACACAGGAGAGATAACACAG ATGCAGAAGGGGAAGACAGTGATCAAAGTAAAATTAACAAGACACTTAATTTATGCAGCGGCGATTTCACAT GTAGCAAAGGTAAAGCAGATATCAGGGATATAGAAGCTAGAAATTCATTGCATATGCCTGAAGTAAATCTGCAGCAGGTTTTCAAGAGGCTTAATAACACTCCAG TTGAAGAGCCAGCTAATGTATCATATGGAAGGGATGGTCCTTTGAGTGCATTGGCAAGCAGGAGAAAGCCGAAGCTACGTTCTTTGGCTGATATATTGGTGGAAGAAAGGACCCAAACTAGCAATATTCCAAGGACTAGATCAGCCTCATCAAGTGGAATGAAGGTTGCATCAACTGAGATGGAATTAGTTCTAGTTCCTCAGCATCAGGTAGACGTCCCTGCCGGTCGTGCAGAAGCTGAGAGGAAAAGAAAGATCTCTCCGAGAGAAGACACAGAGCCTCTGCTGTCAATTTTTCCAAGGGCTTTTGCTAAGAGAACTAAGGGCCTTGTGCTTGACCCCAAAAAGGTTAAAGCTATTGATGCCAACAAAAAGATGAGACACACCCGTAGAGACAATGAAAGAGCCCAAATGGGTGAGTCTCTCCATCCAAATAACATGCCCTCTGCAAGTCTACAGGAACAAACACAGAAAATTGGGGCTGTGGATCCCAGAAGAAGCATCTTCGGAAATTCCAATGGCGGAGGAACCATGGAGTTGGGCCTTTCACTCAATAGTTTTAAGGATCCTGTAGGTGATCACAATGACCAAAGTTCTTCCAGGAAGCGTAGGTACATTCCCGATCTCAATGTGGAAATACCGGAGATGGCTGATATGGAAGAAGAGCAGCAATTCACTACCCTTTCCAAGGAGAGGAGTTTTCCTCTGCAAAAAACTCATGTG AATGCCTCTGCCTTCCGCAGTTACAAGACTGGCAAACGAATAACTGATTCGGGAAACAGAGATAACAATGCAGAACTTGGAGCATCAGATGACATACCGATAGAAATAGTTGAGCTGTTGGCCAACAACCTGCATGAAAGAGAACGTGGAAATCCGAGGAGACGTGATACAACGAAAACATATCCTTCTGCAGCCGCACTTCCTCTTCCCAGCAGCATAAATGTTTCAAATGGAAACATGGGAGTCCAACCAAATAAATATCAGAGGGATATGACAAAACTTAGGAAACCAGAGTGTTCCTCTATAATGGCAGGAGCAAAGTCCACTACATGGGAAGAAATGCTAGATTCCCGTGCCCAGAAGCGCCCCATTCTCCCGAGTCCAGTCTCCTTCTTAGACAAATGGAGAAGTGCCGATGCCAAGGGAAAGAAAGTCGTAACTGATGTGGCTGAGCTCAGAGAGGAGGGGAACCAGAGCGGTACAATTCCCGCAATGCAGCTGTTATCCTTGATGGAGCAGAGAGTTAAGAAGTCTGATCCTTCATATAAAGTAGGTCAGCCCTTGTCTCCCTGCAAGCACCACCCGCCTCTAAATGGAAAGGAGAACCTCATGAGCTTCCTCCACTTTAATGAAAACGGCAGCAGCTCTTCGTTAAGAG TAACTCAAGATGAGGCAAGGAGCTCAAAAAGTAATGAAGAAGCATTAGGGGAGTGCACTCTCAACAGGAATCCTGCAGACTTCAGCATTCCTGGAGTAGGAAATGAATTCACCATAACCGCAAAAGATTTGAAGCGAGGAAAGAAGACGAATGGTTTGAAGGGAAAATCGCGGCTAGGCAATGTCGATGGCAGGAAGAGAGGAAGAAAGCCTCGCAGAAAGAGAGCGTGA
- the LOC121750684 gene encoding uncharacterized protein LOC121750684 isoform X2, whose product MEASEPPKHEHFSIRGFVADMRKKDLKTCYPFAPQGNDVDPVNYQLPPLSVPEFRWWQCSSCVPNAETKTTTKEMAVATTHRRDNTDAEGEDSDQSKINKTLNLCSGDFTCSKGKADIRDIEARNSLHMPEVNLQQVFKRLNNTPVEEPANVSYGRDGPLSALASRRKPKLRSLADILVEERTQTSNIPRTRSASSSGMKVASTEMELVLVPQHQVDVPAGRAEAERKRKISPREDTEPLLSIFPRAFAKRTKGLVLDPKKVKAIDANKKMRHTRRDNERAQMGESLHPNNMPSASLQEQTQKIGAVDPRRSIFGNSNGGGTMELGLSLNSFKDPVGDHNDQSSSRKRRYIPDLNVEIPEMADMEEEQQFTTLSKERSFPLQKTHVNASAFRSYKTGKRITDSGNRDNNAELGASDDIPIEIVELLANNLHERERGNPRRRDTTKTYPSAAALPLPSSINVSNGNMGVQPNKYQRDMTKLRKPECSSIMAGAKSTTWEEMLDSRAQKRPILPSPVSFLDKWRSADAKGKKVVTDVAELREEGNQSGTIPAMQLLSLMEQRVKKSDPSYKVGQPLSPCKHHPPLNGKENLMSFLHFNENGSSSSLRVTQDEARSSKSNEEALGECTLNRNPADFSIPGVGNEFTITAKDLKRGKKTNGLKGKSRLGNVDGRKRGRKPRRKRA is encoded by the exons ATGGAAGCAAGCGAGCCACCAAAACACGAGCATTTTTCTATACG TGGTTTTGTTGCTGATATGAGAAAAAAGGATTTGAAGACATGTTATCCATTTGCACCTCAAGGCAATGATGTTGATCCGGTTAACTATCAGCTGCCTCCTCTATCTGTTCCTGAATTTCGATGGTGGCAGTGTTCGAGCTGTGTTCCAAATGCTGAAACAAAGACAACTACAAAAGAAATGGCAGTGGCAACCACACACAGGAGAGATAACACAG ATGCAGAAGGGGAAGACAGTGATCAAAGTAAAATTAACAAGACACTTAATTTATGCAGCGGCGATTTCACAT GTAGCAAAGGTAAAGCAGATATCAGGGATATAGAAGCTAGAAATTCATTGCATATGCCTGAAGTAAATCTGCAGCAGGTTTTCAAGAGGCTTAATAACACTCCAG TTGAAGAGCCAGCTAATGTATCATATGGAAGGGATGGTCCTTTGAGTGCATTGGCAAGCAGGAGAAAGCCGAAGCTACGTTCTTTGGCTGATATATTGGTGGAAGAAAGGACCCAAACTAGCAATATTCCAAGGACTAGATCAGCCTCATCAAGTGGAATGAAGGTTGCATCAACTGAGATGGAATTAGTTCTAGTTCCTCAGCATCAGGTAGACGTCCCTGCCGGTCGTGCAGAAGCTGAGAGGAAAAGAAAGATCTCTCCGAGAGAAGACACAGAGCCTCTGCTGTCAATTTTTCCAAGGGCTTTTGCTAAGAGAACTAAGGGCCTTGTGCTTGACCCCAAAAAGGTTAAAGCTATTGATGCCAACAAAAAGATGAGACACACCCGTAGAGACAATGAAAGAGCCCAAATGGGTGAGTCTCTCCATCCAAATAACATGCCCTCTGCAAGTCTACAGGAACAAACACAGAAAATTGGGGCTGTGGATCCCAGAAGAAGCATCTTCGGAAATTCCAATGGCGGAGGAACCATGGAGTTGGGCCTTTCACTCAATAGTTTTAAGGATCCTGTAGGTGATCACAATGACCAAAGTTCTTCCAGGAAGCGTAGGTACATTCCCGATCTCAATGTGGAAATACCGGAGATGGCTGATATGGAAGAAGAGCAGCAATTCACTACCCTTTCCAAGGAGAGGAGTTTTCCTCTGCAAAAAACTCATGTG AATGCCTCTGCCTTCCGCAGTTACAAGACTGGCAAACGAATAACTGATTCGGGAAACAGAGATAACAATGCAGAACTTGGAGCATCAGATGACATACCGATAGAAATAGTTGAGCTGTTGGCCAACAACCTGCATGAAAGAGAACGTGGAAATCCGAGGAGACGTGATACAACGAAAACATATCCTTCTGCAGCCGCACTTCCTCTTCCCAGCAGCATAAATGTTTCAAATGGAAACATGGGAGTCCAACCAAATAAATATCAGAGGGATATGACAAAACTTAGGAAACCAGAGTGTTCCTCTATAATGGCAGGAGCAAAGTCCACTACATGGGAAGAAATGCTAGATTCCCGTGCCCAGAAGCGCCCCATTCTCCCGAGTCCAGTCTCCTTCTTAGACAAATGGAGAAGTGCCGATGCCAAGGGAAAGAAAGTCGTAACTGATGTGGCTGAGCTCAGAGAGGAGGGGAACCAGAGCGGTACAATTCCCGCAATGCAGCTGTTATCCTTGATGGAGCAGAGAGTTAAGAAGTCTGATCCTTCATATAAAGTAGGTCAGCCCTTGTCTCCCTGCAAGCACCACCCGCCTCTAAATGGAAAGGAGAACCTCATGAGCTTCCTCCACTTTAATGAAAACGGCAGCAGCTCTTCGTTAAGAG TAACTCAAGATGAGGCAAGGAGCTCAAAAAGTAATGAAGAAGCATTAGGGGAGTGCACTCTCAACAGGAATCCTGCAGACTTCAGCATTCCTGGAGTAGGAAATGAATTCACCATAACCGCAAAAGATTTGAAGCGAGGAAAGAAGACGAATGGTTTGAAGGGAAAATCGCGGCTAGGCAATGTCGATGGCAGGAAGAGAGGAAGAAAGCCTCGCAGAAAGAGAGCGTGA